The Corynebacterium freiburgense region TAATCGTTGCAATTGATCTTGCAAAATAGCGGTTTTTAAATCCAATTCAAATGCTGGAAGCAATTCGCCGAAATCACAGCATCCCGCACCATTGGCGACAGCAACACATCGCTGCTGGCCGCGTCCTGGACTCGGCTGGATAATTGACTCAATTTCCACCCGCAGAAACGACCGCTTAGCCTGTGTTACCTTTGCGCGAACGATATCCCCTGGAAAGCCACCTGATACTAATACAGTTCGAGCATCTGCATCCGTATGACCAATACCCACGCCGCCATGTGCTGGGCGCTGTACCGTCACCTCAATGAAATCACCGACAAGCATTTATGATTCCCGCGCCTCTTCCATACAACGCCGCGCCCGACGCACCGCCCACACCGTTAATAGTGTGACTAGACCGGTTAGCGGCCAGCCCATAGCAATCTTGGCGATAGCCAGCGCCGTTGTACTATCCGAGCCATATAGTTGATTCTGCACAATGAATCGTGCACTAAACACCAAAGTCCAACCAAGTGTGGCAATCGAATACGCCGAGCGAGCCCCTGGTACAGACCGCCAGTGCATCCCCTCGCCATTAATACCTTTCCAAATCACCCCAACCAAAGGCCAGCGGACCACAATGGAAAGGCCAAAGACAACAGCAAAAATCAATGACATCCAAATGCCATAGAGGAAATACCCTTTAGCTGAACCCACAGCCCACGCAATACCTGCACAAAGCGCGACACCAAATAATGCAGAGAACGCAGGCTGTAGATTTTCTTTACGTAAAATACGCCACACGAAAATACCCATTGATACAACCAGAGCTGCAATAAGCGCTGGCAATAAACCATAGGCATTATTTATTGGTACCAAGACAAGTACCGGCAGAGTTGAAGAAACTAACCCACCGAATCCACCCATTTGCTCCAATATGGTCGATTGGGCTGGATTTGGATTATGGGAATTATGAGACTCTTCTAAACCCCCCTTTTCAACGTCACTCACCTAGGCTCTGCTTTCATTTGTTGAAATGCCGAAGCAGCGGGTCCACGCGGCGGAGTTGGTGTTGGCGGCTGCGGTGGGTCAGCTGGTGCAGGGGGAAGATTCTCAGCCGACTGCGGTCGCTGTTGCTGCTGTTGCTGCTGTTGCTGCTGTTGCTGCTGTTGCGATTGTGGCATAGCACCTTGCTTTGCCTGCTCCGCACGCTGGATCATCGCCTTTTTCACTTGATCCGCAAGAACATCAGGAAGCGCAACCGGCAATGACGTCCCAGCCATCATTGGCTGATCTCCACGGCGAACAAAAGTGCGAGCTGTAACTTCACGGCCTAATTCGGTCATCTTTTCGGCCAGGTCACTAGGCGCAATAAGGGTAAAACGAAGCATCCACCTTGGCCCGTCGACACCAATAATGCGGACTGTAGCGTCATGCCCTTGACCCACGACTTCCCGCCCCCAAGGGCCTTGCTCGACTCGAACATGCAAGCCATCCCCGCGCATATCTTCAGCGATCTTCTTTGTGGATTCCCGCCATTGGCCAGCATTACGTGGAGCTGCAAAAGCGACCGGAGTAATACGACCATACTGGGTCACAATATGAAGGATACGGGGGCCAGCCTCACCCATTTCTACTTGTACTTCTGAGCCAAATGGAAGCGGAATCTGCATGCTGCCAAGATTCAAAATCCCTTGCGAAAAGTCAGAAAAATCGAACTCTTCGATATCCACTGAATCCGCATCAAACGGGCCGCTTTCACCAGTCACCGCATCATGAATGGGGTCGGGAGCATCAATATCGGCATCCATTTCTGGATGCCGACCATTGAGCTGCGCTTCACCAACTGAATCAACCTGCGCTGGTGATACTGGCTCCGCTTCCTCACCCTTCTTTTTTGCAAATGGCCACATTGCCACGTTGTTCCTTCCTGAACATCAATTGTGTGCAGCAGAATGCATTGGTGTCACTATATCGACGAGCCTACTGCACCTTGTTCACACACTCGAAACGAATCACCGAAAGGTTTCTACACCGGTGGAACCGTATCCTCCATCGCCTCGGAGCGTTGCATCCAGCTCCGAAACCTCGGTAAATTCACACAACTCAACTTTTTGAATCACTAGCTGAGCAATGCGATCACCACGGGAAATCGCAATCGGATTCTGCGGATCTAGATTAATCAAACAAACTTTCAGCTCACCACGATAATCTGCATCCACGGTGCCAGGACTATTCACAATACTCAACCCATGCTTTGCCGCCAACCCCGAACGAGGATGAATAAAACCCGCATAACCAAGTGGTAATGCGATTGCAATTCCAGTCCCAACCAATGCTCGCTGCCCGGGTTGCAACTCGAGATCGGATGTGGACATAAGATCCACCCCAGCATCACCCCTGTGAGCCCGTTGCGGCAATGGCAGTTCGTTATCTAAGCGGCGAATGGGTATACGCAATTGTGTGCCACTGTCTTGTTGAATATTCACGGTCACCAGCGTACGTGTTTTATAAGCCATTGCAGGAAAATCTTTGCCACACATCTTTTCAGGCGCTCTAGCCCCTGTTCGAGTCGTGTTATGCCACATTCTCAGCTTGTGCAGTAAACTCAAGCTTTGTGATTGAAAGCGCTGAGAAACCTCCCCAGGAGCTCTACCGAGAACGCCAATGGGTCCCTTGGTATTGGTGGATTTTCGGTGGATTCCTTGTGGCATTAATTACCGCCCAAATCGCCCATAACCGCTCCGTGATATGGCTATATGGGCCAGCGATCCTCCTTGGCGGACTTGCGATTTGGTCGCTTCTTTCACTCTCATCCACTGTTATTTCCGTTGAGGAAGACTCTGAAGGCACTCGATGGCTTCGCGCCGATAATGCGCTTTTACCTGCAGATGTAGTAAAAACGGCGCTGACCGTGCCGGCAACTGCGAAACGCAATGCAATGGGGAAACAACTCGACCCAGCAGCGTTTGTAATTTCACATGGTTGGGTACCACAAATGGTCATGCTCGTGCTCGATGACCCAGAAGACCCAACACCTTACTGGCTTATTGGTTCCCGCGACCCAGAATCACTTGTTGCCGCTTTTCTTCCAGAAATCACCACAAACCCCAAGTAGTTGTCACATAATCTCAGCACAACAAAAATTCCACGGTTTCTATGGAGACCGTGGAATATAAATTTCTAGAGGCCTTGCTTGCGATAGCCCAGCCAATACTATGGCTGCGGCTATACAAAATCAAACACTATGCGCAATCGAGGCAGATAATCGTCCCATCATCTTCAATATGGGAAATGCGGTTTCGGCGCTGCACAATAAAACAGCTGCCACATGTAAATTCGTCTTGGCGTCGAGGAATAACGGTCACATTGAGCTCTTCGCCAGAGAGGTCAATTGCGGGCAAATCAAAAGGTTCGACGATTTCGCCGTCATCGTCCATGTCGTTATTGATGTTCTCGGCTGCTTTCAGGCCTTCGAGGGAATCAGTTTCCAAGTCATCTTCTGCACGACGGCGAGGCGCATCATAGTCAGTTGGCATGGCTGGGTCCTTTGTCCGTAATTGATTTTGTGTTTGGACTGCCCGCAAGCGCGCCAGCCCAAGATGTGCAACGTATCTGCGCGCATATTAGGCGACAAATATGTCTTTGTCACGTCACAGATTTTCTCGGCGTGTCTCCCCAGGTCAAGCAAGCTACAGCCGCACCGGCATAGGGCCGTCATCGACAAGTTGAAAAAACGCTTGCGCTACCGCTGGTGTCGCCGCACGCACTGGTCTGCCCTCACTGGCAGGGACGTCGATAAGCGGCTGCGAAACTACCGCCCCGGCCTCCGCGGCGATCAACGAACCAGCAAGAAAATCCCAAGGATTCAGCCCATGCTCGTAGTACGCATCAACCTCACCAGCCGCCAACATGCATAAATCCAAAGCAGCACTGCCTAATCTTCGAATATCACGAATCTCCGGCAAAATCTTCGCCAGCAGTGCCGCCTGTTGTTTACGCCGCTGCTTTGTATAGGCAAAACCTGTAGCTACTAAACACTGATGGATATCTGAAGCAGCGCTTACCCATAACGCTTCTCGGCCGCTGCCTACACGTTGACGCCACGCCCCATGCCCCTGCGATGCCGCATACACCGTTCCACATGGCACCTGTACTACCGCACCAGCAACGGCCTGACCATCCAATACCGCAGCAATCGATACTGCGTAAGCAGGCAATCCATATAAGAAGTTCACCGTTCCATCGATCGGATCAACGCACCACTGCACACCGCTTTCCGACTCCCTGGAATGCCCCTCCTCCCCCAATAAGCCATCTAAAGGCCGCAATGCTGCAAGTCGCTCGGCAATAAACGCCTCGGCGGCCTCATCAACAATCGTGACCGGATCGACCGTCGAACTTTTAACACGCATACCAACAGACACATCGCCAAGTTCCGATCTACTGGAACGAATCAAATCTGCCGCCTCACTGGCAATTGAAACGGCAATATCTTCTAGCTCATACACGTCCATACCACCCCATTGTGCTCCCCGGAATCCATACTGACTACCCGCCTTCCGCGCCATATGGTGAACCGCCTTTTGTTTGTAGGGCTCTTTGGCCAGTGAGAATGTTGGGGGTTGGCCGGTGAGAGTGTTGGGGGTTGGCCGGTGAGAGTGTTGGGGGTTGGCTCTGGTTTTTCGGGAAAACTGTTGTGACTCTTGTGGTTTTTGAGGCTGGTGAGGCTGTGGTGTTATGGGTTCCAGCGAGTCTGGCTGGTTTTGGCCTGGTTTTGGCCTGGTTTTGGCCGGTGGTTTGGTTGTGCGCTTGTAGTGAGCTGGGATTTGGTTGGGTCTGGTTGGGTCTGGTTGGGTCTGGTTGGGAGGCGGTCGGTCTTTTCTGGCGCTGGTCAGTCTTTTCAGGCGCTGGTTGGGCGTGTTGTCACAGATTCCATTTTTTCGGCGGATTTTATGGAATTTGTGACACGATAGGTAGCGAACCTGTCACAGATTCCATTTTTTTCGCTGTTTTAATGGAATCTGCGACACTAGGTATACAAACATCACTAGTTTGATAGGGTGCGCCTATTAAAACCCCTGGAAGGCCCAGCCCACGCCCCCCCCAGGAAAGCGGAGACGGCTAGACCTTCCACTCGGGAAAAGCAGCCTGCGGATCCGGACTCCAGCGCAAAATCTCGGAAAACCAGCCGCCTGTCCGAGAAACCTCGGCACCTTCAGCCCACGCACTCAAAAACACGCACTCAAAGAATCAGCCCACCCACCAGGAAACCGCAGGCAGCCCAGCTTCGCCAACCGCATATCAGGCGCACCTAAACCAACGTCCCCCCACCCCATGGAACAAAGACCAATCAAATTTTCGGAGACAAGTTCAATGATTACCCCTAAAATACACATAGCCTTGTGTAATCCAGCTCCCAAAAACACCCGAGGTTTAACGCCAAGTACAATATCCTCATGACCCGCATCGGATTTGGTATTGACGTAGGTGGCTCAGGAGTAAAAGGGGCCCGAGTAAATTTAGATACTGGCGAATTTATTGGGGACCGCATTAAAATCCTCACGCCAAAGCCTGCTACCCCAGATGCGGTAGCCGATACCATTCATAAAATTATTACCCAAGCTGAATGGGATGGTCCTGTGGGCATTACATTGCCCTCGGTAATCCACGAACAAAAAGCCTTTACTGCCGCCAATATCGACCCCACTTGGGTGGATACTGACGTTCAAGCACTGTTTACAAAGCACCTTGGTGAACGCAAAATTAGCGTACTTAATGATGCCGACGCCGCCGGCATCGCCGAGGTAACCTTTGGCGACGAAAAATCACGCAGTGGCGCCGTTATTTTTCTCACATTTGGAACCGGCATTGGATCGGCATTTTTGGCTGATGGCAAGCTTTTCCCAAACACAGAACTTGGGCACCTCTTAGTAAATGGTGTTGAAGCTGAGCACCAAGCATCTTCCGCAGTAAAAGAACGCGAAGAGCTTAGTTACGGGAAATGGTCAAAGAGAGTAAGCACTGTCCTGCAGGAATTTGAGCGGCTTTTTTGGCCTGACCTGTTTGTTGTCGGCGGAGGAATCTCTCGCAAACATGAAAAATGGGTGCCTCGCCTCGAGTGCAAAACTCCGGTCATTCCAGCCCAATTGCGCAACACGGCAGGCATTGTTGGCGCTGCGTTAGCTGTTGAACAAGGACTGAAACCTTAACGGCACACAACCAATTACAATAATTTGCTCTATACTTGCGTGTTGACTGTGGAGACAAGTCATCCGTGGACCACAATTCAGCTCATGTTTTTTAAAACAACCAGCCAATATTCTTATTGATTCTAGGGTTGAATGAGACGCGGGGTACTTGACTGATTCATTCAGTGTGCTCCTTATGTCACACGTAAACTGCAGGCAGCACTGCGATTTATGTGGACTTTGCAGCACACTACTTTAAGTAATCAAGGCGAAAGGGCGTACGTGGCAGCCACCGATCCCTCAACAACGGCAGAAACCGACAACGGAACCACCACAACGGTGAAAAAGACGACGGCGAAAAAAGCCGCGCGCAAAACCGCACGGAAAGCAGCACCCCGCACCGCACGCAAAGTAACAGCAGCGTCGCAAACCTCAGCCGACGCAACAGAAGCTGGCACTGAAGCAGTAGCTCCAACCGGTACTACCGCATCGGCTGATACCAGTGCAACAGAAACTGCAGCGAAAAAAACCGTAAAGAAAGCTGCCAAAAAAACAGCGAAAAAGACTGCGAAAAAAGCCGCCAAAAAAGCGGCTAAAAAGACTGCGAAAAAAGCTGTAAAGAAGACCGCAAAGAAAACAGCCAAGAAAACCACCACAAAGGCCACGAAAAAAGCCACACCGAAAAAAGCGGCTGCGCCAAAGGTCATTGAAGAGGAAGATCAGCTTCAGGATTCCGGACTCGAAGATGATTTGATCGATGACAATGATGACTACGACGTCTTGATTCCAAGCGATGATGACGACAATGATTATGATGCCGATCCGCTTCCCGCAGATGAAGATAATGAGCGTATCGACGACGAAGACGATGACGAAGGCTCTGTCAATGATGAGGATGATGACGGTTCGTCTGTATGGGATGAGGATGAGTCTGCAGCACTACGGCAAGCACGAAAAGACGCTGAGCTCACTGCATCAGCTGACTCTGTTCGTGCCTATCTAAAACAGATCGGTAAGGTTGCTCTGCTCAATGCGGAGCAAGAGGTCTCATTGGCAAAGCGGATCGAAGCTGGCCTTTATGCCACGCACCGTATGGAGGAAATGGAAGAAGCTTATGCAGCTGGCAATAAGGAAGCCAAACTCACCCCAGCGGTAAAGCGTGACCTTCGCGCAATTGCGCGCGATGGCCGAAAAGCAAAAAATCACCTTCTTGAGGCAAACCTACGTCTGGTTGTGTCGTTAGCAAAACGCTATACCGGTCGTGGAATGGCGTTTTTGGACCTTATACAAGAAGGCAACCTTGGTTTGATTCGTGCTGTAGAAAAGTTCGACTACACCAAAGGATATAAATTCTCTACCTATGCAACCTGGTGGATCCGCCAGGCTATTACCCGAGCTATGGCTGATCAAGCCCGAACGATCCGCATCCCCGTGCATATGGTGGAAGTTATTAACAAACTAGGCAGAATCCAGCGTGAGCTTTTGCAGGATTTAGGTCGCGAACCTACCCCTACAGAACTCGCAAAAGAAATGGATATTACGGAAGAAAAAGTACTGGAAATTCAACAGTACGCCCGCGAGCCCATTTCCCTTGATCAAACCATTGGTGATGAAGGCGATAGCCAGCTCGGTGACTTTATTGAAGACTCTGAAGCTGTAGTTGCAGTGGATGCAGTATCGTTTACCTTGTTGCAAGACCAATTACAGGATGTACTGCAAACGCTTTCTGAGCGCGAAGCTGGCGTTGTAAAGCTTCGATTTGGTTTGACAGATGGCATGCCACGCACACTCGATGAGATCGGACAGGTCTATGGTGTTACCCGTGAGCGTATTCGCCAGATCGAGTCAAAAACAATGTCGAAATTGCGTCACCCTTCTCGGTCACAAGTCCTGAGGGATTACCTGGATTAACTTTCTGGTAAATACTTTTAAATAAACAGTGGTGGTGGAGAAGTACATGTACTTCTCCACCACCACTGTTTTTAATTTCAGAGGGACTACTCTGCTTTATCTAGCCATTATCGAAGACAATCACTGTTGCTCCCGTGGTTCCTCGGCAAAGTCAGATTTTTCAATACTTGGCTTTTGAATAGGCGATTTCGTGCTGGCGTCCTCGATTTCTTTTTGGGCAACTCCCGGAGGAAATTGTTTATATAATCCTGCTTTCCCATACGAAAGTCGACGGTGTGCAGCCTCAAACGGACCACGTAAATGAAGCTTTTCAAGTATGAAAGCGACAATAAGAGCGATAACCCAAACAATAAAACCTACCAATGTGGAGAAAGCCGCACCTTGAGGTTTAAGTGCGTGCAATAAGAAGGGAGCACATAGTGGTAGAAGAATTAATGATTGCATTACATAACCGGTCATTGAGCGCTTGCCCAATGCAGTCAACATTTGCACAATGATTGGCAATTTATAGCCGTTTTGATCGTCTTGCCCTTGCGTATAACGCCGCTGTAATGGAATAGCCGCAAGTGCAATAATTGCAATAATGCCAGGTCCCGTGAGTAAGCCAAGTCCTTGATTAAGCACAAGGAATGCTAAAGCAATGTTTTTAGGAAGCAAACCAATTTCGGCAAACCCCCAAGGAAGTCCAACGCCAAGCGCAATTGCTGCCCCTAAAAGCGCTACTCGTTTGAGTAATTTCTTATGTTGTTCTGGCTCTTCAAGTACACGGAATCGTGCTGCTACAAAACCAATCATTACCAGTGGAACCAGCATAAATAACTCAAAAGGTAGGAATGCTACTTGGCGGAACAACACCGGGAACACATTAATGTATTCAGACCAAGAATGCGGGAGGCGCGAACCGAGCTGTCCCTCCGAGGGTGCGGGAATATTCAGTTCTACAAATGGAACGACTACTGCAGATGCTGCAGTGGAAAATACATAAACCCCCAGCATCGTTCCGGCAATAGCCAAAATCGTTTGAGTTCGCCAATGGATCATACATGCAACAAGCATTCCGGCAACGCCATAGAAAAACATGATATCGCCATAAAAAATAAGCAAAAAATGTAAAAGACCAAAAAGGGCCAGTAAGCCATATCTCCGCAATAATACATTTCGAGCTGGCTTTAACGGGTACCCCCGTCGGTGCAAGCTCCACATAAGCATGCCGATACCGTACCCAAGCATTGTAGAAAACATTGGTAATCCACGCACGTGAAAAAACACCGCGCCAAATACTGCTGCAATTTTATCCCAAATACTATCTTGGAAAATCCCACCAACAAACGCCGCTGGCAGTTCACCGTCAGCGGGTAACCATGCCGTAGTGGAATTTGCAACTGCAATACCCAGAAGCGTTAATCCACGGGCTAAATCCGGAGCAAGTATTCGAACATTGCCTTGAGATTTTATCGGCAATTCTGCCGGGCTACTTGTCTCAGACATTATGGATTCCTTTTCTGCATACAATATTAATAGAGGTCAATTTTGTAAGAGTTGTATGCATCACTCTCCACGGATTCATAGTACTGGAAGATAAGATAATGCTTGTTTGGAAACCAGATTTTGCGGTTTCCAAACAAGCATTGTGGTTAGGGTTTCACTTCATAACTTCAGCAAACCTATTTGTTTAGATAGCTACCAATTTCGCAAATAAGCAATGCGTTCACGCAGTTGTTCGGCACTACAAAGCGCTGTTGGCGGCCCCCCACATTGACGCCGCACTTCATTATGAATTGCGCCGTGTGGCCGCCCGGTTCGTGAAGATGCGATTGCAACAAGGGCATTAAGCTCTTTGCGGAGTTGTGGAATTTCCGCGCTAGCTACTCGCTGTGCAGCCGCCTGATTTCCAGCGGAGTTTCGTGCTTGTTCTTCATCTTGCTGCCGTTTCTTTTCTTCTTTAGCACGGTTTTCCAGTTGCTCTGCTTGGCGCTGACGGAGCAATTGGCGCATCTGGTCAGCATCAAGAAGACCAGGTAAACCAAGATATTCGGCCTCTTCTTCGGATCCTGCAATAGTGCCAGTACCATATGTTGAGCCGTCATAGATTAACGAGTCTAGTTCGGCCTCAGCACCCAGTGATTCATAGCTTTTTGTCTCATCTGGCTCGGTCTTTTCCTTATTTGCTTCGGCGACGAGTTCATCGTCCCAACCTTCTTTTACGCGATCGGGCTTTCCAAGCACATGGTCCCTAGAGGTTTCTAGCCGCGCAGCAAGATCAAGGAGCACCGGTACCGAAGGCAGAAACACTGAGGCTGTTTCTCCCGGCATACGAGAACGCACAAACCGTCCGATTGCTTGGGCGAAAAACAGTGGTGTTGATGCAGAGGTGGCGTAGACACCCACGGCGAGGCGCGGAACGTCGACACCCTCCGACACCATGCGAACGGCGACCATCCATTCGTCGGTTGAATTAGAAAATTCCTCGATGCGTTCTGATGCGCCGGGTTCGTCGGAGAGGATGACCGCTACCGGAGTATTGGACATTTTTTCGAGTATGCGGGCATAGGCGCGAGCAGTGGTTTTATCTGTTGCTATGACAAGTCCACCGGCATCAGGCATGCGTTCACGCATTTGCAGAAGCCGCGTATGGGCCGCTTGTAGTACTGCAGGAATCCATTCACCCTTGGGGTCGAGTGCAGTTTTCCAGGCACGGGCGGTTTGTTCTGCATTGAGCGGCTCACCAAGTCTGGCTGCATATTCTTCACCAGCACTCGTGCGCCATCTGGCTTCGCCAGAGTATGCAAGGAATACTACGGGCCGAACAACTCCATCTTGCAGTGCATCGGCATAGCCGTAGGTGTGATCCGCTTTAGATTTAAGGTAGCCCTCGCCATCATCCTCGTAACGTACAAATGGGATGGCAGCATCATCAGAACGGAATGGTGTTCCGGTAAGCGCGAGGCGTCGTTCTGCACCCGAATACGCTTCGCGGATGCCATCTCCCCAACTTTTCGCATCACCACCGTGGTGGATCTCGTCCAGGATGACCAAGGAACGCTTATTGGTAGCAATCGCGTGGTGCTTATAAGGGTGCATTGCAACTTGGGCATAGGTCACCACAACACCGTGATATTCGGGGTTAATCACACCCGAATTGCTAAACGCTGGATCCAAAGCAAGACCTACGCGTGCAGCAGCCTGAGACCACTGCACTTTAAGGTGCTCGGTGGGCACCACCACAATCACGCGATCGACGGTGCGATTTCCGGTGAGTTCGGTGGCTACCCGCAGCGCAAAAGTGGTCTTTCCGGCACCAGGAGTAGCCACCGCAAGGAAGTCTTGTGGCTTATTGATTAGGTATTTGGTTAATGCAGCGCGCTGCCAGGCACGTAGATTTCCACTCACTTCTTGCGCAGACCCCTATAGATTCGCTCGCAATCTGGACACACTGGGGATCCTGGCTTGGCTTGTTTAGTGACGGGAAAGGTCTCGCCGCACAGCGCAACAACGAGGTTGCCAGAAACTGCGGACTCTACGATCTGGTTTTTCTTCACGTAGTGGAAGAACTTCGGAGTGTCGTTCCCTGTTGAGGTTTCATCCCTCACATCGGGGCGTTCAATGGTCTGAGTTCTTGTAGTCACGGCTCCTATCATGCCCCACACTTACCCTCAAGGCACATAAGGTCTACCCTGATGTGTATGAGCAGCGGTTCTGCGGAGGAGAAACAAGCCGGCACGGCGAGGCGTCGTTCCTCGTGGCGCCGCAATCGAAATACCAATGTGGAGTTAATTACAGACGCACGCCAATCACCACTAGAAAACTGGGAGCACCGCAAACGCGTATACGCCGTCCTACAAGGCGCACGAATCCCATTTTTATTGGCGTCTGGCGCTGCCTATGTATGGTGGCAAAACTGGGTTTTAGCAGCAATTTTATTTATTATCTCGGTACCGCTTCCATGGATTGCGGTTGTGATTGCTAATGGTGTTGGGGAACCACACGATTCACGCCGCAAGCAGGTGTATAAGCCGCAGGTAGCACGGGACCGAGCCGCGTTTTACCATCATGAAATGCTTGCCGGGCCAGCACATCCCGAGCTACTACCAGGTGATTCAGCAGGGCGATTAGAGTTAGATGCACCTCATCCAAAACGTCCCATTGTTATCGAACATGATTAGCAATGCCTGTATAAGGAGTTGAAATTACGTGCCCACACGCCTTAGCGCACTTGCCCCAGAAATCGTACAAATATTTCACAATCATGGTTTCCATTTAGAGGGCATTGAACAACACTTAGGCGCTGCGGGCATGGCTGCGCTATTCCGGGGCGAACCTGCAGCTGTACGCTATGCAGCGCGCGGCAACTCCGCAATAGAGCAGCTTATTCGTTTAGTATTGCTT contains the following coding sequences:
- a CDS encoding DUF3099 domain-containing protein gives rise to the protein MSSGSAEEKQAGTARRRSSWRRNRNTNVELITDARQSPLENWEHRKRVYAVLQGARIPFLLASGAAYVWWQNWVLAAILFIISVPLPWIAVVIANGVGEPHDSRRKQVYKPQVARDRAAFYHHEMLAGPAHPELLPGDSAGRLELDAPHPKRPIVIEHD
- a CDS encoding DUF3039 domain-containing protein produces the protein MTTRTQTIERPDVRDETSTGNDTPKFFHYVKKNQIVESAVSGNLVVALCGETFPVTKQAKPGSPVCPDCERIYRGLRKK
- a CDS encoding DEAD/DEAH box helicase, which gives rise to MSGNLRAWQRAALTKYLINKPQDFLAVATPGAGKTTFALRVATELTGNRTVDRVIVVVPTEHLKVQWSQAAARVGLALDPAFSNSGVINPEYHGVVVTYAQVAMHPYKHHAIATNKRSLVILDEIHHGGDAKSWGDGIREAYSGAERRLALTGTPFRSDDAAIPFVRYEDDGEGYLKSKADHTYGYADALQDGVVRPVVFLAYSGEARWRTSAGEEYAARLGEPLNAEQTARAWKTALDPKGEWIPAVLQAAHTRLLQMRERMPDAGGLVIATDKTTARAYARILEKMSNTPVAVILSDEPGASERIEEFSNSTDEWMVAVRMVSEGVDVPRLAVGVYATSASTPLFFAQAIGRFVRSRMPGETASVFLPSVPVLLDLAARLETSRDHVLGKPDRVKEGWDDELVAEANKEKTEPDETKSYESLGAEAELDSLIYDGSTYGTGTIAGSEEEAEYLGLPGLLDADQMRQLLRQRQAEQLENRAKEEKKRQQDEEQARNSAGNQAAAQRVASAEIPQLRKELNALVAIASSRTGRPHGAIHNEVRRQCGGPPTALCSAEQLRERIAYLRNW